The following is a genomic window from Methanomassiliicoccus luminyensis B10.
AGGTACAGCACATTGGCGTCCGGACGCCCCTTCCTCACCTGGTTGCCGATGGCCTGCAGCAGGTGCGTCTTGCCCAGCCCGGACCGCCCCTGCACCAGCAGGGGGTTGTATGTTTCCCCGGGGCTCCCCGCCACGGCCCTGGCGGCGGCCTCGGCGAAGCGCGAGCCGGGGCTGAGCACGAAGTTGTCGAAGGTATAGAATGGGTCCATGCGAGGGAGCATGGCCGTCTGCTCCCCCGAGGCGCACTGGGGGCAGTACCCCAGGAGATCGGTCGGCCCCCCGCACTCCGGGCAGGTGGACATCTCAGGGCCCAGGGAGCGCATCTTGTGGTACTGGAGCACCATATCGTAGATCCCCAGGACCTGCTTGTCGGCCTTCTCCCCCACGATGACCGCGGCGGAGCGGAAAGTGTCCATCAGGTGCTCGCTGATGTTCCCGGGGTCGGCGTTCCGGAGCTTCTCCTGGCGCAGCTTGTCCGCCGAGGGGCGGTCCTTGGGGGCGCCCAGCCTTCTGACGCGGGCCTGGGGGAACAGGGCCTCGAGGTCATTCAGCCCCACCTTGCCGTGCAGCGTGATCGCCGCCTCCGGTTGGACCGAGTCGAACCACAGGTACCGGGCCGCCTTGTCCCCCAGGAACCACATCTCCTCGGAGCCGGGAGGCCTGAACACGTACATGCACAGGATGGGGATGCCAGCGGAGAGGGAGATCAGGCCTTCCGAGCGCTCTCCCTCCTTGGACAGGCTTACCTTCAGGTATCCTGCGTGGGAGGCCCCCTTCGCCTTCTCAAGGGCCTCCGTGACAATGTTCTCGCCTCCTCTCCATCGGGAGGCGATCTGTCCCTGCGGGACTCCCAGCTCAAGTAGCACGGTCTTCGGGCGAGGGAACGCCTCATGGAGATAAAAGCATTTATACCCCAGTAGCCAGAAAACTCACTACCTCGATCATGGGCTGAATAACATCGTTCACAAAGATGCCATTTCAATGACGGCATGTACTAAACCCCCAAGCGCATCGTTCCCCATGAGCAGGCCGCACAACGCGGTAGCTTTCCAATATGAACTGCATGTAGCCAGAGTGCGAATTGCATAGTCGGCGACACCGACCAGATGTTCCGCACCGTCAAAAGATATAGGACGACAGGAGGTACAACAGCAAGTTGGGCAGCTGATCGCTCGCCGAGCTGGCTCGGTTCGTCCGGTATGAGGCGGAGGCGCTAGGAAAGCAAGTAACGCTTATCGATCCACACTACACCTCCCAGACCTGTTCCGAATGCGGTCACGTATCTCGAAGCAACAGAACAGGAAGGCAGTTCAGCTGCATCCGGTGCGGGTTCACGCTCGATGCAGGCACGGGAAGGCGGCAGGCTCCGTGTCAGCGAGCCGAACGCAGCGAGCGATGAGGCCGAGCTCAGCTGCAAGCCCGCATATTTATGTGTGGGTAGCCGACGGGCCGATTACCGCCTCCTGGTCCAGCGGACCCCGGTGAAGAAAGTTATAAAT
Proteins encoded in this region:
- a CDS encoding transposase, which codes for MDPHYTSQTCSECGHVSRSNRTGRQFSCIRCGFTLDAGTGRRQAPCQRAERSER